The Bactrocera dorsalis isolate Fly_Bdor chromosome 3, ASM2337382v1, whole genome shotgun sequence genomic interval GAGCATATACTGTTGTTAATTCTATTAACTttaaaagtcgttacttctcaCTAATTCTCggcatatttatttgttacaaaTGAAAAACAGCTGAGTTATAGCAAAATCGCTAGAGAGTGCTCATTTAGTTCATATTGCCATTTTGCCTCTTtgctatttgtatatatgtaaatgccaAATTAAATGTGTACCATGATAGTTTTTCCAACAGCTTGTaagattttgtaataaataacccAATTCCAAGAGTAtgtctaattaaatatatgtaatttaattcGTACGAATTTTTTTATGTCTGACAATACTTTTCCAGAAATTATTACCTACAAGTTTGTACATTGAATTCGTTTGTTCTCATTCGTTTATCTCTAGTTTACTTTACAAAATATGTGTCTGAGGTTTTTGTATTGATGACCAATTAATCATCTTACTATTCACTTTCTCACTATCAGTATTGTCTATCGAGAAAAAGAAGAgtttgtatactcttgcaacccgTTTCTACAAAGtgttgggttgtcaaaaaagtcttgcggtatttgcgctggttggcgctgaaagcgcgtgttctagttttattcgtcgcatcgggtcatgatATATcattttggaaagctcatttcacgcgctaacacgtgtttgattgattgtcgtttcttttaagtcgttcgtgagttatagcgtcgcaaacatggagcaaaataaagagaaaatacggcatattttacagtactactacgataaaggcaaaaatgcatctcaagccgccaataaaatttgtgcagtttatggacccgatacagtttccatttccaccgcacaacgatggtttcaacgttttcgttctggtgtagaggtggtcgaagatgcgccacgctccgaaaggcctgtcgtcgaaaattgcgataaaatcgctgaattggtcgaaaaagaccggcatagtagtcatcaaaccgttataaaccatttgaagaagcttggagtcactaagaagctcgatgtatgggtgccacacgaattgattcaataaaaataccgcaagacttttttgacaactcaATATAATACAATAGATTTTTTCACTTAACAATTGAACGTTTGAGCGGGATAAATATACAGTTagatatatattagggtgattaaaaaaaaaaaagttttttgtttttttcgtttggtactcggaaaaataggttcctatacacctctaagaaagcctctctaAGCAtaagttcttaattgtaacgggaaggtcctcctacatacagttttctattttttcttattatcagatagataTCTcacttccaactacttgaaaaaatatcttgttcctcagattttgtaggaaattaaatgCTCTATAAAAAAGGTCTCCACAAttttttcgtaagcccaaatgtttaagagatattaacggttgaagttCGATTAATTTTGGgaacatttttcatttcttatgaATTTGACTGACCGCTTTCAACAAAATTTACTACGTGGAATTCCTATTACACATtgcaaaaatggataaaatcggacaataaccactACTACTTCGCATATAGACAAtattaaattccacttgattctttcactcCCCAGTAAGCAAATTAAGAATCaattaataaaactttgcacgaataatgtccttagtgtgtgccaccctggattaaaaaattgttcaaatccaacgaAAACCATTCCAGCCCacaggtaccgaatatttggaccccagttcCTACAGTCGACTTTTGACCTAAAATAGTGGTCAATGCGTGAGATAAGCAATTGGAATTCAGAgagaattattttctcataatacGAGTAGTAATTATGattgttttttgttctaaaatCTACAGGGTCTTCTTTGCTGGCTAACAAATTTTTGTGGCCAATTGTATTAGCCTGTAGGGTGCTATTTCTCTCGTTTAATGTTTTCAACATTCAGATGGCTTAAGCTGACCGACGCACTTAACGCATCTTGGTTGCTTGCCATAATAGTTTAGTGTGTGGTCGAATGACTGGCAATGTTTGCATTATGGTGCGAGTATCACCTTAGGCAGAGATGCAGAGGTTCAATAGAAATAATTTAACTTGATATAGTTTTGGTTTCGTAAATCTTGTTTACATATGTTCTCCATGGACTCTAACGTTACCAAAAACATGTCGaggataatttcaattttcaaattgaattcGATTGACAGCGCTCAGTGCGTTTGATACTTGCTCTTTTAAGCCATTAATAATAGATTCGGATCATAAgaagttttttataataactCTAGTTTGCCGGGTTTGCTTATTCTTAAAGCTATATCAAGATATGTTCCTACTCGAAAGAGCTTTGGATACGAATCGGTAGTTTTCTATGGCGAAAGTGTTTGGCTTGTATAttctattattaaaaagtttagtagcaaaattgtttttaattccgCAATAGTATATACTTAGTTGATTATAATTACTGCCGTTCGTCTTAATGTAGCTTATTTCCGGAAGATCAGTACAATACTCCGTTGTTCGTTTTTTAGCTGGTCTTTTTTTTAATCCATTTAGTTTCTCTAGCTAATTCTTCTTTATCCTGTGAGAATTCAACCTCATTTTTCGAATTAGGAACTTTTGGAACACTTGTGAAAGGAATCTGCTGCtattcacataaaaaacaaaaatacctcAATTTAATCTTCATTAACTTCACTTCACAATATATCTTTCCACCCTAGCTAAATACCAGGTGGTTAAAATCCATACTAGACTAAATAAAGTCGAACCcattctccaatcgatgacgatgaagcagacgttccattacccgaccatgaagaagttcgaatagcgattgcccgcctgaagacaACAAAGCGgaaggggccgacggattgccggccgagctattcaaacacggaggcgaagaactgataagaagcatgcatcggCTTCTTTGTAAGAtttggtcggacgaaagcatgcccaacgattgaaatttaagtgtgctatgtccaatccataaaaaaggagaccccagaGACCCCAccatctgcgccaactaccgtgggataaacctcctcaacatcgcgtatacaggtatatcgagcgtattgtgtgaaagactaaagcccaccgtcaacaagccgattggaccttatcagtgtggctttagacctgacaaatcaacaaccgaccagatattcaccatgcgccaaatcttggaaaagacccttgaaaggagaatcgacacataccacctcttcgtcgatttcaaagctgctttcgacagcacgaaaaggagctgcctttgtgccgcgatgtctgaactttgtatccccgcaaagctaaaACGCCTGTTTCAGCTGACGTTGAGCATTACCAAAACCTCCGCcggaatcgggaaggacctttccgagccTTTCGACATCAAGCGAGATTTCAGAGAAAAtagcttctggagaaaatagttcgagctgcagaactaaatagagaaggtgccatcttctataagagtgtgcaactgctggcgtatggaTATCATGGAAGTGGAGAGGGACCTGGCTCCGCTTGGATtaaccaattggcgccacgtagcgaagagaagaaacgactggcgcgctgttgttaactcggctataatcgcgtaagcgctgtctacgccaattaagaagaaagaagaagactAAATAGGAAGATAAACATTGAAGAAAGATCAGATATGAAATATTATGGACATAGTGGTTGATACAGACTCTATCTACACcaacgggtccaaaatggactctGGAGTGGAAGCGGATATATATGTACTTCGATGATCTCGAAATCTCTCTCTCTACTCGACCTCCAAACTCGGTCcacatcttccaagcagaaatATTAGGTATGGAGAGACCTGTGGTGCCCTAATGAAAGGAACCATATACACGGAAAGCCACAGCAGCACTGCTGGTGTACGAATAGGCTGTTAAGGCGCTATTacagtcagaattttcaaaaactcatttttttattttattttcttaatgcaCATTCATATaactaaacacacacacatattcttccggtgaatattttcgaagtatACTCAAATATGAAAAGGTGTTTCAAAGTGCTTGGAAATAAACGGCCGGACTTTAAACGTATCCttttctcagaatggtgtttTCAAAGCGTGTGTCTAACATTACTTAAACATCGTTAAATTAGAGTAGCCTCAAATTTCAACACGAGCTTTTTTTCTcacctttaaatatttttttctaaacaatttaAGAACGAAATTTTgcccaaaaatcgatttttttttagaatgaccattttgttaaaaaatttattttgcagtaCCTACAAAGCGCCGCTAAAGACATTTTCCTAAGCGGCAACCCTTCTCAACAAATTTGAGAAAAACCAAAacgtcaaaaaattaaaaaccaattGGCAATGAAGAGCTCTAATCGCCATCTACACATCCATACTTGTTGCCGACATACCAAATGTACCCCACTAATTTTACCGTTCACCAACACAAACGGTGCGAAGTGACCTCAGCTCTGTCTTAATATCAAAGAAggtatttaatgaaattgaaccattgCAAAAGTCTTACTTATGTCGCTAAATGGGGTCGGTTTATATACAATAGAGTTCTTtatgataaatattattatctgCCATGTAGATAAtgcctaatttctttttatttaaaatggctGTGGAAAATACATAAGGCTATGCCATATCGAACCCGTAAATTGCATCTTAATTTTTGGAACTTCTACGACAATCAACGCCTTTGTGACAGTTGCTATTTCAAATCCCTAAGCTTAGTTACAGCTGCTCAAACAAAGTTTACGTTCTGAAGTCATCTGCCAGGGCATCCATCTCACGAAGTGAAATCGTATAAATAGCGCAGTTGAATGTCTCAGGAGGATTATTTTGTAAAGTAAATTCGCGAAGATGGGCAGACAACAGTGGTTCTCGTTGTTTTTAGCTTTGCTGCTAATTTACTGTGGTCTCGGTGCAGCAAGCAGTGCGGGATACGATGACCTGTGTATGAAATATTTACCGTCAAACTGCAATGAAGCAGTTCATTTGGCGGGGAGCAAAGCAAAAAGcggtatatataaaattggatTGCCACTGCCACAAGGTACTGTTAAAGAGTtctatgtttattgtttgctgGATCCATTGGGTAGAGAGGCCTGGACGATAATACAACGACGGCAGGACAAATCTATACATTTTTATCGTGGCTGGGAAGAGTACAAGAACGGCTTTGGCAACTTAAATACGAATTTCTTTATTGGTCTCGATAAATTACATGCCCTAACGGAATCACAGTTGCACGAATTATGGATCGAGTTGAAGGACTTCGATGGTGTGGAGAAGCATGCCATGTACGACAGTTTTGCCATTACAGACGAGAGccaaaaatatgcaatgaaTATTTTAGGCACATATTCGGGCACAGCAGGTGACGACTTAACTGAGCCACACGGTGGAGCCAAGTTCAGCACATTCGATCAGAAAGGTGGTAGTGATTGCGCAGACTTATTTAAAGGAGGTTGGTGGTATGGAAAGGGTACTTGCGTGGAAAGGTAAATTCACACATTTACTAATACAAgcatatatcaaaataaaaatttggttgacGTTTCTTTCAACTTACAGCCACTTAAATGGAGTCTACCATAATGGCTCCTATAATACTACTAAAGCTGAAGGTATAATTTGGTCGAAATGGCATGGATCCGGATATTCTATGAAATATGTGCATATGGCAATTAGACCGAAAGATCTGCGCATCGGTAATAAATCAGTGAACTAAAATTGGAATAATAAGTAACAATGACGAGGTCACAAAGCCCTTATAGGAAGACTGTAGATTCAAGCACAATTCTTACCaaactacataaatatttagttaagTAAACACTATAACAGAATATAAACGAATAGTAAGAAAACTACTCTGCGGTATGTCAAATAAAGTGAAATGATTCGGattaaataaattgtagttTTTCGTTGTTCGTGAACCAACGAATATTGGTGGTGCATTCTGAACGATGAACTTCAACTTCAATTCAAACAAGTAAACAACAAATATCAcgtctttataatattagtatagataaaTTTATGCTCTGGGCAGGGTATACTATTATGTTTGCCGTGAAGTTCGTAACACCTAAAATATagataatatactatacattgaTGTATAATAGTGAGACTCTAGTTAGGAGTAGCTTTACACAATCGATGCATAACACTCAGATGGTATTCgctgttgacagtttggctggTCGAAAGGAATTCGGAGCGCACCACACACCTCGATATTCGAaggaaactgtcaacataacctttcgtGATATCctagtagtcggaaagcatggTTTCACAGATGTTAACGCGACTGCACGTGGAACCAAAACCAAACGTGCTCTCATTTTTCCAATgccaaaattatatttcaaaatatttctcacGGATATTCGGATATTTCAACGGTGGCAGTAATGTCTCTGACTGGGAATCGTCAATTcccaagcaccaattcctttattttatagacgagttgatcatcagttaatgttgatggccgtcGGACCTGGTTTGCCGTGAACGCGTTCTGAACcccctttgaataatttgtaccaatcaaaaacacttaaCACTGAaggcctttttcaacatttcagaCGTTTCGTcatcagaaatttgattctgCATACAAAATTGAAAGGAACTTCATTGTTTACTAACTTCACTCATCAtcaaaatcgccgaatgcactttatgtacttcagaaagacaagctaTACTAAAACCTAACAATTACTTTGTTGTGACTGGCAGTCATtccaacctaaaaaaattttaatatatttttacgagaaatttaaattaaaaagtcgtaTTATTTTTTACCCCACTATTCAACTGGAAGTTTTGAAAAGTTATTGATCCTGTGGATGTACAGccataaaaaaattggaatttcaaTAAAACGGCTCACAGATTGACCGAGGTTTTCGAATTGGATCTTTTATCCACATATTTGGTACATAGGAGCTTGAAAAGTTTTGCTTGGAGTTGAAcaattttgtattataaaaagGCATGCCTTAAAGGAATTATAAGTAggtgtggttgtagtccgatttcgcaaTTTTCGCACTGTGAAATGGAAAGGTGAGAAGAATTCCATGTATAAAATTTCATCGAAAGCGGTCAGTCGGGTCCCCTGACCaaaaagtgggcagtgccacgtCCATTGTGCAATTTTTATACCGGCTTCCTTAAAGACCTCTCGTACTATCTGACTTTTAGCAGTGCTTAACAATAACGTTATATGGGAAATGGACGGAATTAACTTcgaatttcatccatttttacaatGTCGATAGAGTTGCTGAACCAATTTGCTCCgagcgaatttggttattatatcttgAGTGGTTtaggatatatgtacattaagccAAGTAGAGAGCGGAACCAcgccaattttttgaaaatctttatttttgaaaattatttctttcgtATGTTAGCCGCGTCTACGTCCCAGATGGTCGATGCATTGGATTTATTTTACgatgaaattttttacaattagaTACTTCGTATTGCCtcataaagtaataaaatataaggaaCCGAAAACATACCGTTGACAGTTGTAATTGCCTAAACTGATTTTTGTATGtaaagcaacaatatttttttttgtaacaagtGAAAAATGTATCATTTTTGCATTACCAGATGGAAATTAAGGGCTCTACGGACAGATTTCGTGATATTACTTAACCCATATGTGAGCACCCAGTTTTAGCCACGTTAATGTGCACCCAGGGTACCCGGGTGCCCACCACTATGTTAAAATACTTTCGCAGTTTGGAAGCGAACGAAATTctgaaaaaacaatttaataattctCTTAAGAGAATATAACGAGTATTTTATCTATGTATGACTCTTGTcgcacattttatttttctggaAGAGAAATCCGGATAGGGATTTTCCGCACTCTGCGAGAGGGACATGGTCAGTTTCCACTTTTACACGTCGACACGTGTTCGAAATGATTGTAGTTGTGGTAGTATCGAAGAATGGGCTCATTTCCGTGACTTCGGAGTACACAGTGATGCAGCTTGGCAACTGTGAATCAAAGAGAAGTGAACAGTTGATGAGGAATGTTGTGTAAAGCACGGAAAGTCGACTGCGTCGATGAGCGTAGAGCGGTTTCATGAGTGTTTATTGGTGGCTAATTTAGACTCGTTCTAAAAAGAAGGAATATCTGGATAATAATAGAAGAAGATAAGATCTCAGAAAATGAAGATGATAGCGAAGATAAAGATTGGCTTCCACTCTCTGGCACAGCGAACATTCCTGCAACATATGGTGCAACTGCAAGTGAGACGTTCAAAAGGGAAGGGAAGGAGTGAGTCAGAAGAGAGTGAAGTAGACGACACAGCCGCAGGTGTATCGACGGCGTTCGGTAACTGTGCCAGAAATGTATGCGTTCATTGGGATTCTGATTTGCTCTGGCGCTAATAATTCGAATACGGTTCATACTATCAATATATGGAAGAGtaactcgtattttttttatcgtGCGGAGATAGATTTCAACAGATTTTGACCTCTTTTGCGTTATACTAATTTTAAAGATGCCAACACACGtcaagcttcttcttcttcttctttactgccgtaagcaccgcttacgcgattatagccgagtcaacaacagcgcgccagtcgtttcttctcttcgctacgtggcgccaattggatattccaagcgaggccaggtccttctccacttggtccttccaacggagtggaggttttcctcttcctctgcttcccgcggcgggtactgcgtcgaatactttcagagctggagtatttttatccatccggacaacatgacctagccagcgtagccgctgtcttttaattcgctgaactatgtcaatgtcgtcgtatatctcgtacatctcatcgttccatcgaatgcgatattcgccgtggccaacgcgcaaaggaccataaatctttcgcagaacctttctatcgaaaactcgCAGCGCGGACTcctcagatgttgtcatcgtccaagcctctgcgccatatagcaggacgggaattatgagcgacttatagagtttggcttttgttcgtcgagagaggactttacttctcaattgcctactcattctgaagtagtacctgttggcaagagtaatcctgcgttggatttccaggctgacattgttagtggtgttaatgctggttaccaaacagacgaaattatctacaacttcaaagctatgactgtcaacagtgacgtggtgGCCTAggcgcgagtgcgacgactgtttgtctgATGACAAGAGCTATTTcatcttaccctcgttcactaccagacccatttgcgttgcttacttgttcagtctggagaaaacagaactaacggtgcgggtgttgaggccgatgatatcaaaatcatcggcatacgccatcagctgtacactcttataaaagattgtacctgctcgattaagttctgcagctcgaataattttctccagcagcagattgaaaatgTCGCGCGATAGGGAGtggccttgtctgaaaccttgtttagtatcgaacgtctcggagaggtccttcccgatcctgacggagcttttcgtgttgctcaacgtcagtttacacagccgtattagttttgcggggataccaaattcagacatcgcggcataaaggcagctccttttcgtgctgtcgaaagtagctttgaaatcgacgaataggtggtgagtgtcgattctcctttcacgggtcttttccaagatttggcgcatggtgaatatctggtcggttgttgatttaccaggtctgaagccacactgataaggtccaatcagtttgttgacggtgggctttaatctttcacacaatacgctcgatagaaccttgtacgcgatgttgaggaggcttatcccacggtagttggcgcagattgtggggtctccttttttatggattgggcatagcacagttagattccaatcgttgggcatgctttcgtccgaccatattttacaaagaagctgatgcatgatcctaatcagttcttcgcctccgtgtttgaatagaacggccggcaatccatcggccccttcCGCTTTGTtgtcttcaggcgggcaatcgctattcgaacttcttcatggccgggtaatggaacgtctgctgcatcgtcatcgattggggtatcgggttcgccttctcctggtgttgtgcgttcactgccattcagcaggctggagaagtgttccctccataatttaagtatgctctgggcatcggtggctagatcaccttggggggttctacaagagtatgctccggtcttgaaaccttctgtaagtcgccgcatcttttcgtagaattctcgagcattacccctgtcggccagctctTTGTACTGACTCATTTCggtttctctctttttttgtctacaaatgcgtctagcttccctcttcaactctcagtATCTATCACATCCCGCAAGTGTTCTGGTCCCtcgtaacgttgcgaagtaggcagtctgttttctctccactacgacgcggcactcctcgtcgtaccagctgttcttttgcactttccgaaaaccaatggtttcgtgtGTAGCtctacgtaaggagcttgaaatgatGTCCAACAATTCCcatataccgagttgctgatgagtgctcacagagagcaggagtgcaagtggagtagaaaatctttcggctgtctgttctGACTGCAGCTTCTctacgtcgaaccttccttgggTTTGTTGaagtgcgttttttgctgcacatgGGCGGCTGCGTATCTTgactgcaacaatatagtggtccgagtcaatgttaggacctcggagcgcacgcacatctaaaacactggagacatgtcttccgtctatcacaacatgatcgatctggttggtggtttttctatCCGGAGAAAGCCAGGTaacttgatgaatcttcttatgctggaaacTGGTATTAcagataactatatttcgggcaccggtgaagtcgatcagcctcaacccatttggggatgtttcgtcgtggaggctgaatttaccgaccgtagtgccaaagataccttctttgcccaccctggcgttgaagtcgccaagcacgattttgacatcgtggcgggggcatctctcataattgctctccaagcactcatgaaaggcatctttggtcgcATCGTCCTTCTCTCCCGTCGGGACGTGGGAGCAAATctgcgatatgttgaagaacttcgctttgatgcggattgcggctagacgttcattctccggagtgaataatagtactcggcgacggagactctctctcccaccacaaatccaacaccaaactcgTGCTCCTTTATATGCCCACTGTAGTAAATGatctactcgtctctgtccttgtcccgtccatcgcatttggattggacggcggtgatgtcagcctttattttcatgaggacatcaaccatctgggcagcggcaccttcccaattaagggaccggacattccaggtgcatgccctcaattcgtagtccttatttcgtttgccatggtcgtcatcaaaaggggggtctctcatccgaggctgattgttgattttcattggtaagattttttacgtggcgggtcccaaacccagcgcacaaccctgcggaggggatatttcgccttctcactttagctcgccttcaaacggatgttcttaggctacccagaggatacttggtcaaagaccggaagtcgtgagctgcttgagtcatatgtaaaagaatcgtttctggccactcccaagtgaatggcgatcagagaactttcctcacttgcgtgaacttctacacatgactccatcctccacacgTCAAGCACGTACAGAAAATTATAAAGCTGCTCTTATACGTGATTTATGGACAATGTTAAACGCAAATTTGGGTAAAGTTTACAAACCTAcggaaaatttcacaatcaatGAGCAGCTTTATCCTTATCGTGGGCACACAAAATTCACACAATGCATTCCTTCGAAACCCGCTAAATTCGGCATACAAATTTAGTGGATTTGCGATGCTGAAAACGCATATGTTCGAGAAAAAAATCAAGGACAATTATTTTACGACTTTGCCTCTTGCTAAACACTTGCTTtcatgaaaattgtaaaaaaaaacctcaTATGATTActcattataataaatataagacTGGCGTTGACACAATGGATCAAATGGTAAACCGATACACCACTCATAGACGCACTCAGAGATGGCCTCTTGCAATGTTTTTCAATGTCTTCGATATTGGAGACCTTTCTGCTTACTTGGAATTATTCTACCAAAATCGCTATCGAAAGCGTGCTCGGGTTTTCGCTCACCCCTGTCACTGTTGcagaaaaagaaattgaatcTCGCGACAGCTCTGGTAGGAAAAAAGTCACTGGTTCTTGTCACGTTTGTTACCAACTGACAATCAAAAAGCGAAGAAAAACACGAAAAAGCTGTACCAATTGCAAAAAGACGAACactctatataaaaaataatatgtactgATTGTGCTGAATAATTAATgaagatttaataaatttatgttgCCAATtcaagtaattatttatttattatcccTAGTTTTCTAGTTGAAAATTTATCAGTATTGAATATCATTTACAGAGGATTGCATTGTTTTTCACATagtgggtacccgggtacccgggtgcTCCGCGAGTTAcctaatttcaaacatttttttcaact includes:
- the LOC115066412 gene encoding fibrinogen-like protein 1 isoform X2, with translation MCRQQWISLLSALLLIYCGVGASTARIAGNDDLRMKYLPSNCNEAVHLAGSKAKSGIYKIGLPMPQGTVKEFYVYCLLDPLGREAWTIIQRRQDKSIHFYRGWEEYKNGFGNLNTNFFIGLDKLHALTESQLHELWIELKDFDGVEKHAMYDSFAITDESQKYAMNILGTYSGTAGDDLTEPHGGAKFSTFDQKGGSDCADLFKGGWWYGKGTCVESHLNGVYHNGSYNTTKAEGIIWSKWHGSGYSMKYVHMAIRPKDLRIGNKSVN